The Thermincola ferriacetica genome segment GGTTTCGCAGGAAACCCAAGAGATCGGAATTACCCTCAGCGATGACGGGCCAGGCATTCCCGGGGAGGATCTACCGTATATCTGGGACCGTTTTTACAAGGTCGATAAATCAAGGGCCAAGGGGGCCGGTGGTACCGGTTTGGGTCTGGCTATTGTAAAAAGATTAGTTGACGCCCATAATGGGTCCATTGATATAGAAAGTCAGCCAGGTAAAGGAACAACTTTTATAATAAAACTGCCTGCAGGCGGGAAAAATTTATCCGGCACGTAATTCAGTTCCTAAAGTATAAGTATAAAAGAAGCAGCAAGGTGAAAAGATATAGCCTGAACGGAGGCGTTTTTTATGAAGGTATGGAAAGTTCTTTTCAACCTGTTGCTGATATGCTTTATTCTTTTATCTGTCACCGGTTGTTCCTTCAGTGTAGGTTCTCCGCAGCGGAAACCGGAAATAAGTAGGGAAGACGTCAAGGGCATGGTAAAAGAGGAAGTCAATTCGGGCCAAACCAAAAGACTGGTCGAAAACGCAGTGGCCAAACAGCAGATGGAAGATCTGTTAAAGTCGCCGGAGGCCATGAAACTGCTTCAACAGGCCGTAATGGAAAGCTTTGCCGCTCCTAAAGTAGGAAAAGAATTACAGAAAAATATGAGTGCCACACTGCAAACCCCGGAAATTCAGAAGCTTTTTCAGGAGCATATCCAAAAAGCCCTGACTACACCGGAAGTACAAAAAAGCCTGCGTAACATGGTCCAGCAATCTATTATGCAAATAGTACAGGGCCAGGGTGGTGGCGGCGGTGGTGCCGGTGGCGGCGGTGGTGCCGGTGGTGGCGGTGGAACTTAGGAGGTTGTCTGGAAGGCAGCCTCTTTAAAATACCCTTTTTCCAGGGCTTGGCCGCATTGAACCATTACTTTGCCCCCGGCAATTACTGTATCAATATTTAAGTCCTTATCTAACAGGACCAGGTCGGCATCATAACCAACTTTGACTTTCCCTTTACCGGCAAGTTTTAACAGGGCTGCTACATTGCAGGTAATCAGTGAAATGGCCTCTGGAAAGGATAAAATGTTTTGTTTGATTAATTCGCGCACATCCTTCCATAATACTTCCACCGATCCCACCGAGATGGACTCCATGTTGCCGGCGGAGTCGAAATGTGGCAGACTGCCGTTGCCGTCCGAACTTACTGTAATCTGTTTAAGATTGACCTTTGCGTCTATCAGGTATTTTACCGCCTGTACCACGTGCAGGACCCTGGGCCCGTCATCCCTGGGATTGATGCCTGCTGTCAGATCAATATAGCCGCCCTTTAAAGCATAGTCTATAGCCTGGTAAAAGAGCCTGTCCAACCTGTTTGTATGAGTTGGGTTAAACTGAGTAATTGGCAGATCGGTATTATTTATCACATCAAATAATAACTGTAGTCCTTTTTTTCCTTCCCCTACATGAACGTGTACTATGCCGGCTTTGCCGCTCAGAATACCTCCAACCCTGGCTTCCGCTCCAAGTTTAGCCAGCATTTCCAGGGTTGGTTGAGCGGAGCGGTGATCAGAAATAGCGATTTCCCCGCAGCCGATAACCTTATCAATTAAAACCAGGTCGCTTCTCAAACTGTCAGTAAAAGTTCTGGTCGGTATCTCGTAGGCCCCGGTGTAAATATAAGTGGAAATTCCTTCCTGTTCCAGGCCTCGTGCTTTTGCCAGCAAACCGGCCACACTCCTGCTGACCCCATCTACTCCCAACAGGCCAACTACTGTGGTAATGCCATTGGTGGTCAACTGGTGGAGCTTGATTTCCGGTGTCCTGCTGGCCGGGCCGGCCTCGCCGCCTCCACCGGCAATATGGACATGCTGGTCTATGAAACCAGGTACAACATACATATTATCGGCGGCAATTATCTTTGTTTCCAGCGGCAGTCCCGATACATTTATCAGGGCGCCTATATGAATGATTTTCCCGGCGCAGATAAGGATATCCACCTTGCCCATGTCTTCCGGAGCGAACAGGTGGCCGTTTCTGATTACCGTAAACATAAGCTACCTCCGTCTGTGGTTATCCAAATCTTCAGCATGGTATTATTGTAGGCGAATTTAAAGAAAATTATTTAAATTCTGCAAAAAGCTCTGGAAATTTTCCGCCGGTTTATGTAAAATAAAATTAACAATAACAATATTTTACTGTTCTGGGTGATGATAATGCTTGTTGACAAAAGTAAAACCGTGTATCCCAGGCGTTACTTCAGAATCCCGGCAGACATGTCTGTGGAATTTAATATAATGAGATTTCAAAAAAGAGATGTCAAACACCTGATGGATAAAAAGGGGTTCGGACAATGCCGTGACCTGGGTGAGGATGGCCTGAGCTTCGTTTCTCAGTTGAAATTGCCGATAGGTATGGTTTTGCGGGTTACTTTGCATTTACCGCACCTTGGCGATGAACGTGTGCTGGCCCGTGTTGTCAGGTGTGAACCTGTCATGGAAGGAAACCTTATTGCCGTACAGTTTTTCAATATAAACGACCGGCGCCGGGAAAAAGTGAGGGCCTATATCGCGGAAGAAACAAAAAAACAATATAAGTTCCTGAATCATTTATAACATTTTGTGCCTGGCAGGGCACTTTTTTGTTTGCTTCCTGATTCCTAACTGGTATACTGAAGATGGATAAAGGTATAAGTCTTGTCCAAACAGTGGAAAAATATTGACTGGTAAATTTGCGATAAAGGAGCATTCATGTTGGAACAGGTAGTCTTATGGAAATGCGGCGACTACGACCCAGAACTTTTGAAAGAAGCCCTTAAACGATGTTTTACCTTGCTGGGGGGCCTTGATAAATTTGTCAGGTCCGGCCAGACCGTTTTCTTAAAACTGAATTTGTTGATGAAAAAGAAACCGGAAGATGCCGTCACAACACACCCGGCCGTCGTGGAGGCCATGGTACGCCTGTTGCAGGAACGCGGCGCCACGGTCATTATCGGGGACAGTCCCGGGGGGCCTTATAATCAAATGGCTTTAAAAGCCGTTTACAGAACAGCCGGAATTGAGGAAGTGGCCCGTAAAACCGGTGCTACTCTGAACTTCAACACCCAGGAAATTGATGTACCTTACCCGGAAGGTAAAATTATCAAACGTTTTACCCTGATTAAGCCCCTTGTCGATGCAGACATTTACATATCCTTGTCCAAGCTGAAAACACATATGATGACTAAATTTACAGGCGCTGTGAAAGTTAATTTCGGGGCCATTCCCGGCATGCTGAAGGCAGAATACCATTTTAAAATGCCCAGGGTAATGGATTTTTCTGAGATGCTGCTTGATTTAACGGAGTGTCTAAAACCTACCCTGAATATCATGGACGCCATAGTTGGTATGGAAGGTAAGGGCCCTTCAGCAGGGACCCCTAAGAAGGTAGGCGCCCTTTTGGTCAGTACCAGCGCGCCGGCCCTTGATGTGGTGGCGGCTGCCCTGGCGGGCATAGAACCTGTTTCTATACCAACTGTTAAAGCGGCAGAAAACAGGGGTCTTCCGGCTTCCATAAACCAAGTGGAACTTATGGGCTATAAACTTACCGATTTTAATATTCAGCCCTTTGCTCTCCCTGACTATACGGGCGAAGCCAGATTTCCAATTCCCGATCTTCTGAACAGGTTTCTGGAATCGTGGCTTAAACCAAAGCCGGTTTTCATGGAAGATCAATGTATCTTCTGCCGGGAATGCATAAATAACTGCCCGCCAAAAGCTTTAAGCGCGGGAAATAAAGCGCCGGAAATAGACTTAAACAAGTGTATCCGTTGTTTTTGCTGCCAGGAATTATGCCCCCGCAAGGCCGTGGATATAAAGAAATCACCCTTAGCCAGGTTACTGTTTAAGTAACTTTATAATTTCATGAAAAGGAGAGAAGACCTTGTTAGTTTCGGCAGAATGTATCCCGTGCTATTTGCAGCAGGCTATAAATACTTTGGAAAAAGGAGAAGTACCCAGGGCAAAATGGAATGAATTACTCAAGCGGCTGCTCCCTTTGATCAGTTCCCTGCCTGATGATAAAACACCGGCGGAAAATTCAACGTTGGTAATTCACCGGCTGGCGGAAATGCTTGGTGGTAATGACCCGTTTTTCAAGGCCAAAGAGGAATCAAACAAACGGGCCCTTTCTTATATTAAAGACCTCAGGGGGACTATTGCCGGGTCTGAAGACCCCTTGTTTACAGCCCTAAAAATTTCGGTGGCCGGCAATGTGGTCGATCTGGGCCTTTTTGATGACTTTGACTTGACTCAGGCCCTGGAAGATGCGCTTAAATTTGATTTTACCATTAACGACTATGACCGGTTTAAACAGGATATTGCCAAGGCTGAAACAGTATTAATTATCGGGGATAACAGCGGCGAAATTGTCTTTGACAGGCTTTTAGCCGAACAATTAAGGGCAATGCATAAAGAAGTTTTTTATGGGGTAAAGGGCGGATTCATCCTTAATGACGCCACAATCCAAGACGCCAACACAGCCGGGCTCCCGGAGGTTGCCCGTGTGATCACCAATGGCAATAGTTACCTGGGCACAGTAGAAAAATACTGCAGTGAGGAATTTTTAACGGTTTTCCAAAATGCCGATACGGTCATCAGTAAAGGACAAGCTAATTACGAATCCCTGGAAGGCACAGTTCTGGCAGGGGAAAAAACCTATTTTCTTTTGAAGGCCAAATGTCCACTGGTGGCCAAGCACCTGGGTGTCAGATATGGTGCTATTGTGTTTAAGAGAAATGCGGTGGACAGTGAACAGTTGACAGTTAACAGTTAACAGTGAACAGTGAACAGTTAGCGTAAATTTTTTAAACCGCAGAATCCACAGAGGGCCCAGAGAAATATTTAAGCGGTTTCACCATCACAGTATTATTTAAATAATTTAATAATGTTTACAAAGAGAGCCGTTATCCCGGCGGCCATCAGGGGGCCAACGGGAATACCTCTGAAAAAGACGATGCCGATTATTGACCCCACTACCAGGCCAACCATTAGTTCCGGATCCATTTTCAGCAAATTAAGACCCTGGCCGTTCATATAGGTGGCGATGGCGCCGCCCAGGATGGCTAGGATTCCCGAAATGGTGATAAAACTATTAGATATATCTTTTATAGATACCTGGCCGGTAGCAAAAGGTACCAAAACGGAAATGGTTAGAAATAAAAGGCCTAATTCCAGGCCTCTGCGTTCCAGAACAGGGAAAAACTGGTGGAGGTTAAAGAGTTTTAGAACCAGTAAAATACATGCTGCCGTCGCGATAATATTGGACCTACCAAGGATGCCTATCAGGATCAGGGTAACCAGAAGGGCTTCCCCCCACATAAATTAAGTCCCCCTTGAATTATATCCTTACCATATAACCTATGAACTCATTTTAACTTATGCGCCTCTAACAAATGATATTCTATTCTTAGCTTTGAACGACCAACCCACCGCCGTTGTATAAAAATTACCAGTCCGAGCTATAATATTGTTGCACCGGGTGGCATTTTATGATAAAATAACCAATGGTGTTAAATACACACGTCTCCTTGATTTACGCCGCGGTGCCGGGTCTCCGGTCCGGCGTAGAAATGAAAGAGGCGGAGGATTAAAACCAGTTGAGAGGAGGTGAACCTTGTGGCCGTTATTTCTATGAAACAACTGCTGGAGGCCGGGGTTCATTTTGGTCATCAGACCAGGCGTTGGAATCCCAAAATGGCTCAATACATCTTTACTGACAGGAACGGTATCTACATAATTGACCTACAAAAAACAGTAAAGATGGTAGAAATTGCTTATGAGTTTATTAAAAATACTGTTGCCGAGGGAAAAACAATTCTGTTTGTCGGCACCAAGAAACAGGCGCAGGAAGCAGTTAAAGAAGAGGCTGAACGTTGCGGTATGTTCTATGTCAATCAACGTTGGCTGGGTGGTATGTTAACCAATTTCCACACCATCCGCAAACGTATCAACCGTCTTCAGGAACTGGAGAAAATGGAAGTTGACGGAACCTTTGAAGTCCTGCCCAAGAAGGAAGTAGCTGCGCTCCAGCATGAAAAGGAAAAACTGCAAAAGTTTTTGGGCGGTATCAAGGATATGAAGGAACTACCCGGCGCTCTGTTTGTAATCGACCCTCGTAAAGAGCGTATCGCTGTAGCCGAAGCCAGAAAACTTGGCATACCTATCGTAGCTATCGTTGATACCAACTGTGACCCTGACGAAATTGACTATGTCATACCCGGAAATGACGATGCTATTAGAGCAGTTAAGCTGTTGACGAGCAAAATGGCTGATGCTGTTTTGGAAGGCAATCAGGGCCAGGATGTAGTCGATGAGGAAACAGCCGCTGCGGAATAAAGGTAAGGGTGACCGTTTAGGGGGAGATCCCTAACCGTCACCCTTATTTAATATATTTGCCTTTTTAAAAATAAGGAGGTCTTTTGCATGATTACAGCTGCAATGGTAAAAGAATTGCGTGAAATTACCAACGCCGGAATGATGGACTGCAAAAAGGCTTTAATGGAAACCAACGGTGATATGGAAAAAGCGATCGAGTACCTGAGAGAAAAAGGCTTGGCCGCTGCAGCCAAAAAGGCCGGCAGGATTGCTGCAGAAGGTATTGTTGATTCCTATATTCATGCCGGAGGAAAAATTGGCGTATTGGTAGAAGTAAACTGTGAAACTGATTTCGTGGCCAAGACAGATGAATTCAAGAGCTTTGTGCGAGATGTGGCAATGCAGATTGCTGCTGCCAAACCCGAATATGTGCGTAGAGAAGAAGTGCCTGAAGAAATTGTTCAGAAGGAAAAAGAAATTCTTAGGGCACAGGCATTAAATGAAGGCAAACCGGAAGCTATCGTAGACAAAATGGTTAACGGCAGGATTGAGAAGTTCTTTAAAGAAGTTTGCCTCATGGAGCAGCCGTTCATTAAGGACCCTGACTTAACTATTGAACAACTTTTAAATGAAAAAGTAGCTAAAATAGGCGAAAAAATCTCTATTCGCAGGTTTGTGCGCTATGAAATGGGCGAAGGTCTTGAAAAGAGACAGGATAACTTTGCAGAAGAAGTTGCTGCCCAAATGAAAAAATAAGGATGGACGAAAAAGGGAACACGTTGAGGGCTTGGGAACTCTTGCAAACACAATGTTGTTCTCTTTTTTTCAAAAAATATAATTTCCCGAAAAAGGATTTTTGAGCAATGTGTAGAAAATAAATCTGCATATAGGCGGGAGGGCTATAATTTCATGGAACAACCCAAATATAGACGCATTGTGCTTAAGTTGAGCGGCGAGGCGCTGGCAGGCCAGCAGAAATTTGGTATCGACCCGGATGTGGTCAATTCCATTGCTGAGCAGGTCAAAGAGATCAGTTTGCTTGGTGTGGAAGTGGCCATTGTCGTTGGCGCAGGAAATATCTGGCGCGGTATTGCCGGCAGCAGTAAAGGAATGGATAGGGCAACCGCAGATTATATGGGCATGCTGGCGACTGTCATCAACTCAATGGCCTTGTTGGATGCCCTCGAAAAAATCGGGGTTGATACACGGGTCTTAACGGCTATTGAAATGCGGGAAGTAGCGGAGCCCTATATCCGCCGCCGAGCTATCAGGCATTTGGAAAAGAAAAGGGTCGTCATTTTCGGCGCCGGAACGGGAAATCCCTATTTTTCTACCGATACGGCTGCTGCTTTGCGGGCCGCAGAAATTGAAGCTGATGTTATTCTTATGGCTAAACAGGTAGATGGCGTCTATGACAGTGATCCCATGAAAAATCCGAACGCCAAAAAATTTTACGAACTTGGTTATATTGACGTACTTAACAAAGGCCTGGGGGTTATGGATTCCACCGCTACCTCCCTGTGCATGGACAATAAAATACCGATTATAGTTTTTAACCTGAATGTACGAGGCAATATCAAAAAAGTAGTTATGGGAGAAAATATAGGTACTTATGTCGGGGGTGAATTAAATGGTCAAAGACATAATTAATGAGGCAGAAGACCGGATGAAGAAAGCTGTTGAAGCATTGAGGAAAGACCTGGCCACCTTGAGAACCGGTCGGGCAACTCCGGCTTTACTGGAAAAAATTCAGGTAGATTATTATGGAGTACCAACCCCGATTAACCAAATGGCCAAGGTATCTGCTCCCGAACCCCGTTTGTTGGTAATTCAGCCATGGGATAAAAGTGTGTTGGGAGAAATCGAAAAGGCTATTATGAAATCAGATTTGGGGTTAACCCCGAACAATGACGGAACAGTGATTCGTCTGAATATTCCGCAACTTACTCAGGAGCGCCGGGCTGAACTGGTAAAAATCTGCAAGAAAAAGGCGGAAGACGGTCGGGTGGCTATCAGAAACATTCGACGGGATGCTAATGACCAGCTTAAAGAATTTGAAAAATCTGGCGATATATCTGAAGATGATAACAGGCGAGGGCAGGAAGAAATACAGAAGCTGACCGATAAATATATAAAAGAGGTAGACCAGTTACTGGAACATAAAGAACAGGAAATTATGGAGGTCTAGTCTTGCACGGAGGCACTGCGAAGGATTTGCCTGACCTTATAGGATTCGATATTAACGAAGCTTTGGAGACTTTGGACCGGTTGGGTTACAAAGTTAAAGAAGTGCAAGTAACGAAACCTATTTTTGCAACAGAGCCAATTGGGGGAGCTAAGGTGGTGCGCCTCAAACCAGTTGGGGACAATCTACTCCAGGTTGTTGTTGCATACCAGGATTATCTGAAAGGAGGTGCTTAGAAGCTATGGCATACAAAATTACCGATGAGTGTGTAGCTTGTGGTACTTGTTTAGACACCTGTCCTAACGGTGCTATTGAGGAAGGTGATATCTACAAGATCACCGACGCATGCGCTGACTGCGGCGCTTGCGCTGAAGCTTGCCCGACAGGAGCCATTGTAGAAGAGTAGTCTTCAAACCCCCTCCTTTCCGAGGGGGTTTGTTTTAGCCATATAATTCCTAAGGAGGCACTATGTGTATGGGTTTTTGGAACAAAATTTTTGGCAAATCTCGACCGAACCCGGCGGAAGAAAAAGAACTGCTAGCTGCTATTGATATGAACAAACTTCCCATGCATATTGCCATAATTATGGATGGCAACGGACGCTGGGCAGCCCGCAGAGGGTTGCCGCGGGCTGCCGGGCACCGGGCAGGTGTAGAGTCGCTAAGGGATATCGTGAAAACCTGTTCCTCCTTGGGAATTAAATACTTAACCGTTTATGCTTTTTCTACCGAAAATTGGAAGCGACCGCAGGAAGAAGTTAATATTTTAATGGATTTGCTGGTAGAATATTTGGGCAAAGAGATGCGGGAACTGCATCAGAACAATGTTAAAGTGAGAGCTATTGGCCGGATAGAAGAGCTTCCTGCCAGCGCTCAAAAGGCTCTGTCGGATGCCTTTGAGCTGACCGGTAATAATTCAGGCTTGACCCTTACCCTGGCTTTAAACTACGGTGGGCGTCTGGAAATAGTGGAAGCTGTACAAAAGATTGCGGGTGAGGTCCTGAAGGGAAAACTGGATCTTAAGGCAATCGATGAAAAAGTGGTTAACGAGCATTTGTATACCGTTGGAATGCCGGAACCGGACCTGGTCATTAGGCCTTCAGGGGAACTGCGGATTAGTAATTTTCTGCTGTGGCAGATAGCTTACTCTGAACTGTGGTATTCGCCGGTTTTGTGGCCCAGCTTTAGAAAGGTACATTTGCTGCAGGCGATTATTGATTTTCAAAAACGCCAGCGCAGGTTTGGTGGATTATAAGAAAGTTAAGAGGTATAATTATGTTACTTTACCGGGTTTTAAGTGCTGTTATCGGAATACCCATATTGCTTTTTTCTGTATGGCTGGGTGGTTGGTACCTGGCTGCTGTAATAACGGTTTTAGCGGTAATTGGCGTATTGGAATTTGCCAGAATTGCCGAGGGTATGCAGGTCAAAGTCTGGGTACCCGGAATGTTGATAGGAGTTATTTTATTCATCCTTTCAGTTTTGTTTCCTAAAAAAATTAAGCTGGCACTGGTTGTTACCATAATTATTTGGGTCTTTTTATGCCGGACTGTTATCGGAACTCGTTTTAACATATTAAACGGCGCCCTATCCCTGACAGGGACAATTTATCTTGGTTGGTTACTAAGCCACATTCTGTTATTGCGTGCGTTGGAATTCGGTTTTTATTTGGTTTTATTTGTTTTTATGGCCACGTGGTTTACAGATACAATGGCTTATTTTGTTGGCTCGGGGATAGGCCGGCACAAGCTGGCCCCTACCATCAGCCCCAAAAAAACAATTGAGGGGGCTGTTGGTGGGCTAATTGGCAGCACTCTGGCCGGACTTTTGATGTCATTTTTTTTAAAAGAAGTTCCCATGATACACTTGCTGGTTATTGGATTCTTGGCCGGTATTGTGGGGCAGGCAGGCGACCTGGTTGAATCGGCTATGAAACGAAAAGCAGGGGTCAAAGATTCCGGAAACCTCATACCGGGGCACGGGGGAGTACTTGACCGTTTCGACAGCATGTTATTTACTGCGCCCTTGGTATACTATTATGTTCAGTTGTTTATAATAAATTGAGGTGACTTTTTTTGAAACACCTGATAAAAAATCTTTTTGTCATCCTGATTATAGTTTCAGGCACATACCTGTTTTACCGGTACATATTACCGTATATTGTACCTTTTGTTATTGCCGGCGTATTGACTGTTTTTATTGAGCCGCTGGTGCGCCTGCTGCAGTCCAAAGCAAAACTGCCAAGAGCGCCGGCGGTGATAATATCATTGATACTGATCATTGGTTTGACAGGTACTTTATTGACTCTGTTTGTTGCTCGGCTGGTTGCAGAGTTAATAGAGTTTTCTTCTTCCTTGCCCATGTATACGGAAATGCTGGCTAAAAACATCGTTCATTTACGGGCAACTGCCGAAAGTTTTTATTTCAGCCTACCGGCTAGCCTGCTGGAGTTTATTGCCAACAATATGGGGACAATCGAAAAAAACATTGGCGCTTATTTGACCCAATTGCAGGCTTTTACTAAGGAAATGTTGAACCAATTTATTATTCTTGTTTCTTCCGTCCCGGGAATTTTGGTGATAATTTTTGTCAGCCTGATTGCCACTTTTTTTATGGCCAAGGACCGCCGGGTTATTATAGGGTTTTGGCTGCGTATAATGCCTGAACCTTGGGGGTCAAAGACCATTCAGGTTTTAAAGGATGTGAGTGCGGCCCTTTTCGGGTACGCCAGGGCCCAGTTAATTTTAATAAGTATAACTTTTTTCAATTCATTAATTGGGCTGGCTATTATTGATGCGCCATATATCCTTTTGATGGCGGCAATGATCGGGGTTTTTGATCTGATTCCGGTGTTAGGTCCGGGTACTGTTTATATACCCTGGATCATATGGGAAATAATTAATAATAATGTTGTATTTGCTGTAAAACTGGGTGTGGTTTATATTATAATAGTAATTATCAGGCAGGTATTGGAAGCTAAAGTGGTGGCCAATGCGATGGGTTTACACCCTTTAGCGACTTTAATTTCCATCTACGTTGGTCTGCAGATTTTCGGTCCCCTGGGACTTGTTTTGGGACCTTTGTTTTTGATAGGATTGAAAGCGCTGGCCAAAGCGGGTATTGTTGATTGGCCTTCAGGATAAAATACTACATACGTGGGGAGAAAAAAACGGTGAAAAATATTGCTATTATAGGAAGTACCGGTTCTATAGGCACCCAAACACTGGAAGTCATAGATTTATTTCCAGATCATTTTAATGTAGTTGCCCTGGCGGCCGGTTCCAACACGGAGCTGCTGGCAGAGCAGGCGGCCAGGTACAGGCCCCAACTGGTTTGCATAGGCCAAAAAGATCTTTATCATGACCTGAAAGAAAAAATAGGGCATCTGGAATGTAAAGTTACCGCTGGCCCGGAGGGGCTGGTGGAAGTTGCTACCTTTAGCAAAGCAGATGTAGTGGTTACATCTATTACAGGCGCTTTAGGGCTTGTTCCGACGGTAGAAGCTATAAAATCCGGCAAAAATATTGCCCTGGCTAATAAGGAAACTCTGGTTGCTGCCGGGGATATCGTGATGGCTTTGGCCCATGAATACGGGGTGAAGATACTGCCAGTCGACAGTGAACATTCCGCCATCTTTCAGTGCCTGAACGGGGAAGATAACCGGCGAATCAGGAAATTAATCCTTACGGCGTCGGGGGGGCCTTTCCGGGGAAAAAACCGGTCGCAGCTTGTTCATATCGGTCCGGAAGATGCCTTGCGTCATCCTAACTGGTGCATGGGCGCTAAAATTACTGTTGATTCCGCTACTTTAATGAATAAAGGGCTTGAGGTTATCGAAGCCAAGTGGTTGTTTGGCGTGGATTTATCCAACATTGACGTGGTCATTCATCCCCAGAGTGTAATCCATTCGATGGTCGAGTTTGTCGATGGTTCCATAATCGCACAGTTAGGACTGCCGGATATGAAGTTACCTATTCAGTATGCCTTAACTTATCCGCAGCGCGAACCTAATAATTTTCCCCGGCTTAATTTGAGCCAAATCAGAAACTTAACCTTTGAAGAACCGGACAGGCAGACTTTTTCCTGCTTGGATATAGCCTTTGCGGCGGCTAGGAAAGGAGGAACCATGCCGGCGGTAATGAATGCAGCCAATGAAGAGGCAGTGGCGCTCTTTTTAAAGAAAAAGATAAAGTTCCTCGATATTCCGAATATAATTCTCAAGGTAATGGAAAGACACCGGTTGATAGAAAAGCCGCAGTTAAGCCAGATTCTGGAATGTGATGCCTGGGCCAGACAGGAAGTTTACACGTTGCTGTAAGCGACATTTTTGACAGCAAGGAAGGTGGGATTTATGTTAGAGTCTTTTTTGCATACTGTTATTTACACAATATTACCGGCTATAGTTGTTTTCGGCATGATGATTATTTTTCACGAGTTGGGCCATTTTTTGGTGGCCAAGTTGATGGGGGTGCAGGTTTTCGAATTTTCTATCGGCTTCGGACCCAGAATATATCGGTTTGTTAAGGGCGAAACTTTCTACACTTTAAGGTCACTTCCTTTGGGCGGTTTTGTCCGCATGGCCGGTATGGATGCGGAAGAGGATAACCGAGAGATGGAAAAACGGAAAGAACTATGTGCTGAGAAGGGCGTTGATTTCGATTTCTGCGTTGATCCCGAACGGAGTTTTAACAACAAAGGAGCGCTCCAGAGGATTGCTGTAATTGCAGCAGGTCCACTGATGAATTTTGTTTTAGCCGTATTTCTTTATGCGATTATGTATGCTTATATTGGGTTGCCGGTAAACGTAATTAAGGAAGTATCTCCCGGAAAACCTGCTGCCGCAGCAGGGATCAAACCAGGGGACAAGGTGGTGGCTGTTAATAATAAGCCCGTCCGAACCTGGGAGGGTCTGGTGGACGTAATTCATAACAGCGCCAATAAAAAAGTGACCCTGACAGTCGAAAGAGACAATCGCCGACAGTCTTTTACCGTTGTGCCGGAGTTAGACAAAACAAATAAAATCGGTCTCATTGGCATAGCGCCTGTTATAGAGAGA includes the following:
- the iadA gene encoding beta-aspartyl-peptidase, yielding MFTVIRNGHLFAPEDMGKVDILICAGKIIHIGALINVSGLPLETKIIAADNMYVVPGFIDQHVHIAGGGGEAGPASRTPEIKLHQLTTNGITTVVGLLGVDGVSRSVAGLLAKARGLEQEGISTYIYTGAYEIPTRTFTDSLRSDLVLIDKVIGCGEIAISDHRSAQPTLEMLAKLGAEARVGGILSGKAGIVHVHVGEGKKGLQLLFDVINNTDLPITQFNPTHTNRLDRLFYQAIDYALKGGYIDLTAGINPRDDGPRVLHVVQAVKYLIDAKVNLKQITVSSDGNGSLPHFDSAGNMESISVGSVEVLWKDVRELIKQNILSFPEAISLITCNVAALLKLAGKGKVKVGYDADLVLLDKDLNIDTVIAGGKVMVQCGQALEKGYFKEAAFQTTS
- a CDS encoding PilZ domain-containing protein, producing MLVDKSKTVYPRRYFRIPADMSVEFNIMRFQKRDVKHLMDKKGFGQCRDLGEDGLSFVSQLKLPIGMVLRVTLHLPHLGDERVLARVVRCEPVMEGNLIAVQFFNINDRRREKVRAYIAEETKKQYKFLNHL
- a CDS encoding DUF362 domain-containing protein; this encodes MLEQVVLWKCGDYDPELLKEALKRCFTLLGGLDKFVRSGQTVFLKLNLLMKKKPEDAVTTHPAVVEAMVRLLQERGATVIIGDSPGGPYNQMALKAVYRTAGIEEVARKTGATLNFNTQEIDVPYPEGKIIKRFTLIKPLVDADIYISLSKLKTHMMTKFTGAVKVNFGAIPGMLKAEYHFKMPRVMDFSEMLLDLTECLKPTLNIMDAIVGMEGKGPSAGTPKKVGALLVSTSAPALDVVAAALAGIEPVSIPTVKAAENRGLPASINQVELMGYKLTDFNIQPFALPDYTGEARFPIPDLLNRFLESWLKPKPVFMEDQCIFCRECINNCPPKALSAGNKAPEIDLNKCIRCFCCQELCPRKAVDIKKSPLARLLFK
- a CDS encoding damage-control phosphatase ARMT1 family protein — protein: MLVSAECIPCYLQQAINTLEKGEVPRAKWNELLKRLLPLISSLPDDKTPAENSTLVIHRLAEMLGGNDPFFKAKEESNKRALSYIKDLRGTIAGSEDPLFTALKISVAGNVVDLGLFDDFDLTQALEDALKFDFTINDYDRFKQDIAKAETVLIIGDNSGEIVFDRLLAEQLRAMHKEVFYGVKGGFILNDATIQDANTAGLPEVARVITNGNSYLGTVEKYCSEEFLTVFQNADTVISKGQANYESLEGTVLAGEKTYFLLKAKCPLVAKHLGVRYGAIVFKRNAVDSEQLTVNS
- a CDS encoding DUF441 domain-containing protein, producing the protein MWGEALLVTLILIGILGRSNIIATAACILLVLKLFNLHQFFPVLERRGLELGLLFLTISVLVPFATGQVSIKDISNSFITISGILAILGGAIATYMNGQGLNLLKMDPELMVGLVVGSIIGIVFFRGIPVGPLMAAGITALFVNIIKLFK
- the rpsB gene encoding 30S ribosomal protein S2; the protein is MAVISMKQLLEAGVHFGHQTRRWNPKMAQYIFTDRNGIYIIDLQKTVKMVEIAYEFIKNTVAEGKTILFVGTKKQAQEAVKEEAERCGMFYVNQRWLGGMLTNFHTIRKRINRLQELEKMEVDGTFEVLPKKEVAALQHEKEKLQKFLGGIKDMKELPGALFVIDPRKERIAVAEARKLGIPIVAIVDTNCDPDEIDYVIPGNDDAIRAVKLLTSKMADAVLEGNQGQDVVDEETAAAE
- the tsf gene encoding translation elongation factor Ts; its protein translation is MITAAMVKELREITNAGMMDCKKALMETNGDMEKAIEYLREKGLAAAAKKAGRIAAEGIVDSYIHAGGKIGVLVEVNCETDFVAKTDEFKSFVRDVAMQIAAAKPEYVRREEVPEEIVQKEKEILRAQALNEGKPEAIVDKMVNGRIEKFFKEVCLMEQPFIKDPDLTIEQLLNEKVAKIGEKISIRRFVRYEMGEGLEKRQDNFAEEVAAQMKK
- the pyrH gene encoding UMP kinase — encoded protein: MEQPKYRRIVLKLSGEALAGQQKFGIDPDVVNSIAEQVKEISLLGVEVAIVVGAGNIWRGIAGSSKGMDRATADYMGMLATVINSMALLDALEKIGVDTRVLTAIEMREVAEPYIRRRAIRHLEKKRVVIFGAGTGNPYFSTDTAAALRAAEIEADVILMAKQVDGVYDSDPMKNPNAKKFYELGYIDVLNKGLGVMDSTATSLCMDNKIPIIVFNLNVRGNIKKVVMGENIGTYVGGELNGQRHN